In Betta splendens chromosome 19, fBetSpl5.4, whole genome shotgun sequence, the following proteins share a genomic window:
- the LOC114845613 gene encoding rho GTPase-activating protein 23-like isoform X8 — MWRCFTMLRVSGVAPAPSGHEWRFQCSVGVDCSDAEPRCIWLAVLRSVSPHASPRLTPIASPRRRGSRRLIQRHRLSWAKGRRDGMVSSNENRRRPLSLGEVEGISWKGLRTIFLQKNSQGFGFTLRHFIVYPPESSLHILKDEENGNALGKVSQQSRLEPMDTIFVKSVKENGPAQQAGLCTGDRLVKVNGESILGKTYSQVIALIQNSENILELSIMPKNEDVLQLVSAYSQDAYLKGNKPYAGEAQNLPEPPPLCYTLTKPSSAAPQSSQSLQSPVDNWQCRSGPTTSPLDNHLPAASNPTPEDSSGNFAPPGWHRGRSSSAISALDFHFANHNAAIASATLPPPRKSSLPASARGHAGSLCHQALSDWYYSQAEAAERMSPRDRSISQDRLAELGLGLALGPRPPTVSASTAEQRRRETLMHHHQAAATSHDSHWLGGWSSIPGPGSRSCSESLLAAYAEYEHNYGRSVETLAQASALVSPRYEHISQSPQMTKISKPKDQKTSGAHPHQPVTSPVSTSSPVPPSGRQSGQQVAEPQTRRVREEEPMGYKSYSPSFSRKAGHLLQQAHSFREPTYSGPHLSKSPSSRAIPAESDGGVVPRPQSTPALSASEDDRVQLGDNREVIIVKQEVVLRQKPPSSRRTPVQAIQHPHYTTPVESPEPPGRTPSQGTPSPVSVGPGTNRRTNGSLAEHAFDSLSSIPFIGSIKGRRSSYLLAITTERSKSCDEGLNTFREEGRVFSKLPKRVKSFFTDGSLESLRAQEEARSKRHSTSELGTITFSDVRKEGWLHYKQILTEKGKKVGGGMRPWKRVFSVLRSHSLFLYKDKREAVLHGAGAGPCQDEHPPISIRGCLIDIAYSETKRKHTLRLTTQDFCEYLLQAEDRDDMLAWIRVIRENSKTDNEEIGFSRQALINKKLNDYRKHSLTGNKTDSSPRAHRMMPPFLLAKTDNTSLNRSSRTDDNKALWGINIMKKAKKTDSPKAFGVRLEDCQPAVNHKFVPLIVEMCCGVVEATGLDYTGIYRVPGNNAMVSNLQEHLNKGMDINTAEERWQDLNVISSLLKSFFRKLPEPLFTDDKYNDFIDANRVEDAEDRLKTMKKLIHDLPDYYYHTLKFLVGHLKKVADNAEKNKMEPRNLALVFGPTLVRTSEDNMTDMVTHMPDRYKIVETLILHYDWFFCDAELDGKDKAPEDKRDMQPVPNIDHLLSNIGRPGMPGEASDSTTSNSLKSKHSLASKKDLNTKDFLSKSLISAVTRKRKKCLSTYLPGSSTDEDSEHEPVKASNYRGDEGGDEHRGQEEAAEGEHIISKKDKRHEKENGVKPGETPAGKDSLVEEEAENDKKEGMIPDTHKNQRECRQRTTMPRTVPPLRPSSFLYSHHQNHTIYPPATNPPSHPRLHNLPRGHPVAPLWLSPTRLPSLYQSCSPHGTQHSDWNQSVPIRYRKPRGGRTRAVSMNLDLELGWREDRVRGWRAEKVEVIRVIEAGPGQHGCVGIPQGSIVDPSSASPTGPLPHFGQDAPLSSSSSGWIEQRSQGSSTVAMRRSAPGPRDKTRAWRRHTVVV, encoded by the exons ATGTGGCGATGCTTCACTATGCTGAGGGTGTCGGGCGTTGCACCAGCTCCGTCGGGCCACGAGTGGCGGTTTCAGTGTTCTGTCGGGGTGGACTGTAGCGATGCCGAACCTCGCTGTATCTGGCTGGCGGTTTTACGGAGTGTTTCACCCCATGCCTCACCCCGGCTGACCCCCATTGCGTCACCAAGAAGACGGGGCTCCCGGAGGCTCATACAGCGACATCGATTATCCTGG GCTAAAGGGCGAAGGGATGGCATGGTGTCATCTAACGAGAACAGACGCCGTCCGCTGTCATTGGGTGAGGTGGAGGGCATTTCGTGGAAGGGCCTGCGGACCATTTTCCTTCAGAAGAATTCCCAAGGATTCGGCTTCACTTTGCGTCACTTCATTGTCTATCCGCCAGAGTCTTCCCTTCACATTCTCAAG GATGAAGAGAATGGAAATGCACTTGGgaaag TGTCTCAGCAGTCTCGTTTGGAGCCAATGGACACCATCTTTGTGAAGAGTGTCAAAGAAAATGGGCCTGCCCAACAAGCTGGACTGTGCACAG GGGACAGGTTGGTGAAGGTGAATGGGGAAAGCATTCTGGGAAAAACTTACTCTCAGGTGATTGCGCTCATCCAGAACAG TGAAAACATTCTGGAGCTTTCTATTATGCCAAAAAATGAGGATGTGTTGCAGTTGGTAAGT GCATACTCCCAAGATGCTTACCTAAAAGGCAATAAGCCATATGCAGGTGAGGCCCAGAACCTCCCTGAGCCTCCACCACTCTGTTATACTTTAACTAAGCCCAGCTCCGCCGCGCCACAATCCAGCCAGAGCCTCCAGAGCCCCGTTGACAACTGGCAGTGCCGCTCTGGCCCCACCACGTCCCCACTGGACAACcacctccctgctgcctccaaCCCCACTCCTGAGGATTCCAGCGGCAACTTTGCCCCCCCTGGGTGGCACCGCGGCCGCTCCTCTTCAGCCATCAGCGCGCTGGACTTTCACTTTGCTAACCACAATGCCGCCATTGCCTCCGCAACTCTGCCTCCGCCGAGGAAGAGCAGCCTGCCGGCCTCTGCGCGCGGTCACGCAGGCTCCCTCTGCCACCAGGCTCTGTCAGACTGGTATTACAGCCAGGCTGAGGCAGCAGAGCGCATGTCTCCTCGCGATCGCAGTATTTCTCAGGATCGTTTAGCAGAGCTGGGGCTAGGTTTGGCTCTTGGCCCTAGACCTCCGACTGTAAGTGCATCCACTGCAGAACAACGCAGAAGAGAAACCTTAATGCACCACCACCAGGCAGCTGCTACCTCCCATGACTCCCATTGGCTAGGGGGCTGGAGTAGCATACCAGGACCAGGAAGCAGGTCGTGCTCAGAGAGCCTGCTGGCAGCCTATGCAGAGTACGAGCACAACTATGGGCGCTCTGTGGAAACCCTGGCCCAAGCCTCAGCACTGGTCTCACCACGCTATGAACACATCTCCCAAAGCCCTCAAATGACCAAAATTAGCAAGCCGAAAGACCAGAAAACCTCAGGGGCCCATCCGCACCAACCAGTAACATCTCCTGTCTCAACCTCCTCCCCAGTGCCTCCCAGTGGCAGGCAGTCAGGACAGCAGGTGGCTGAACCCCAGACAAGGCGAGTAAGAGAGGAGGAGCCAATGGGCTACAAAAGTTACAGTCCTTCCTTCTCTCGCAAAGCTGGTCACCTCCTCCAGCAAGCACACTCATTTAGAGAGCCAACCTACAGCGGCCCCCACCTCAGCAAGAGCCCCAGCAGCAGGGCCATCCCTGCAGAGAGTGATGGAGGAGTGGTACCCAGGCCCCAGTCTACGCCTGCGCTGTCTGCATCAGAGGACGACCGAGTCCAGCTGGGTGATAACAGGGAGGTCATAATCGTGAAGCAAGAGGTGGTTCTGAGACAGAAACCTCCTTCAAGCCGCCGGACCCCTGTTCAGGCTATTCAACATCCCCATTACACCACCCCCGTGGAGTCACCTGAGCCCCCTGGTCGGACACCTTCACAAGGGACCCCGTCTCCCGTGTCTGTGGGGCCTGGCACCAACCGTCGGACCAATGGTAGCCTGGCTGAGCATGCGTTTGATTCTCTGTCCTCTATCCCCTTCATAG GCAGCATTAAAGGTCGGAGGTCATCCTACCTGCTAGCCATCACCACGGAGAGATCCAAATCATGTGATGAAGGCCTCAATACCTTCAGGGAGGAAGGCCGAGTCTTCTC CAAGCTGCCAAAAAGAGTCAAGAGTTTTTTCACTGATGGA TCTCTAGAGAGCCTACGAGCTCAGGAGGAGGCCCGGTCCAAGCGCCACTCCACCTCTGAACTGGGAACCATCACCTTCAGTGATGTTCGAAAGGAGGGTTGGCTGCACTACAAACAGATCCTTACAGAGAAGGGAAAG AAAGTTGGTGGTGGCATGCGGCCATGGAAGCGAGTCTTCTCTGTGCTGCGTTCCCACTCGCTCTTTCTCTACAAGGACAAGCGAGAGGCGGTGCTTCACGGGGCAGGCGCAGGCCCCTGTCAAGATGAACATCCCCCAATCAGCATCCGCGGTTGCCTGATTGACATCGCCTACAGTGAGACCAAGCGTAAGCACACCCTAAGGTTGACCACGCAAGACTTCTGTGAGtacctgctgcaggctgaggacAGAGATGACATGCTGGCCTGGATCCGGGTTATCAGGGAAAACAGCAAAACCGACAACGAG GAGATTGGTTTTTCAAGACAAGCTCTCATcaacaaaaaactaaatgactacagaaaacacag TTTGACAGGTAACAAGACGGACTCCTCCCCAAGAGCCCATCGCATGATGCCCCCCTTCCTACTGGCTAAGACCGATAACACTTCACTGAACCGATCCTCCAGGACTG aTGACAACAAGGCGTTGTGGGGAATCAACATCATGAAGAAAGCCAAGAAGACAGACAGTCCAAAAGCTTTCGGTGTGCGACTGGAGGACTGTCAGCCTGCTGTCAACCATAAA TTTGTGCCTCTGATAGTGGAGATGTGCTGCGGTGTAGTGGAGGCGACGGGTTTGGACTACACCGGCATCTACCGGGTGCCTGGGAACAACGCAATGGTGTCCAACCTGCAAGAGCATCTCAACAAGGGCATGGACATCaacactgcagaggag AGATGGCAGGACCTAAATGTAATCAGCAGCCTGCTCAAATCATTCTTCCGCAAACTGCCTGAGCCTCTATTTACTGATG ACAAATACAATGACTTCATTGATGCCAATCGGGTAGAAGATGCGGAAGACCGTCTGAAGACCATGAAGAAACTG ATCCACGACCTCCCAGATTACTATTACCACACCCTCAAGTTCCTGGTGGGCCACCTCAAGAAGGTGGCAGACAACGCTGAGAAAAATAAG ATGGAACCAAGAAACTTAGCTCTGGTGTTTGGGCCCACTCTGGTCAGGACATCTGAGGATAATATGACTGACATGGTCACCCACATGCCGGACCGCTACAAAATAGTGGAGACGCTTATCCTGCAT TATGATTGGTTCTTCTGTGATGCAGAGCTTGATGGGAAAGAcaag gccccAGAGGATAAGCGGGACATGCAGCCTGTGCCCAACATTGACCATCTGCTGTCCAACATCGGTAGACCGGGAATGCCAGGAGAGGCATCAG ATTCCACTACCAGCAATTCACTTAAATCAAAG CATTCATTGGCCTCTAAGAAAGACCTAAATACCAAGGATTTCCTGTCCAAATCTCTCATCTCCGCTGTGACCCGTAAACGTAAAAAATGCCTCAGTACATATTTGCCCGGCAGCAGCACTGATGAGGACTCAGAGCACGAGCCAGTCAAAGCTAGCAACTACAGGGGAGACGAAGGAGGGGATGAGCacagaggacaggaagaggCAGCTGAAGGAGAGCATATCATAtccaaaaaagacaaaaggcaCGAGAAGGAAAATGGGGTGAAACCTGGAGAGACCCCGGCGGGAAAAGACTCCCTGGTGGAAGAAGAGGCCGAGAACGACAAGAAAGAGGGTATGATCCCTGACACACATAAAAACCAAAGGGAGTGTAGGCAGAGAACAACGATGCCCAGAACTGTACCACCACTTCGTCCCAGCAGTTTCCTCTACTCCCACCATCAGAACCATACTATATACCCACCTGCCACTAATCCTCCCTCTCACCCGAGGCTTCACAACCTGCCCAGAGGACATCCTGTGGCGCCTTTGTGGCTCTCCCCCACCAGGCTCCCTAGTCTCTACCAGTCATGTAGCCCCCATGGGACCCAGCACTCAGACTGGAACCAGTCAGTGCCCATTCGCTACAGGAAGCCCAGAGGCGGCAGGACGAGGGCTGTGTCCATGAATCTGGACTTGGAGCTGGGCTGGAGGGAGGACAGAGTCAGAGGGTGGAGGGCAGAAAAGGTGGAGGTGATCAGGGTCATCGAGGCAGGGCCAGGTCAGCATGGCTGTGTAGGCATCCCTCAAGGATCAATTGTAGATCCTAGCTCAGCTTCACCAACAGGTCCCCTTCCTCATTTTGGCCAGGACGCCCCTctgtcctcgtcttcctcaGGATGGATAGAGCAAAGGTCCCAGGGATCTTCCACTGTGGCCATGAGGAGATCAGCTCCCGGCCCCCGGGATAAGACACGAGCATGGCGTCGTCACACAGTAGTAGTTTAA
- the LOC114845613 gene encoding rho GTPase-activating protein 23-like isoform X7, translating into MWRCFTMLRVSGVAPAPSGHEWRFQCSVGVDCSDAEPRCIWLAVLRSVSPHASPRLTPIASPRRRGSRRLIQRHRLSWAKGRRDGMVSSNENRRRPLSLGEVEGISWKGLRTIFLQKNSQGFGFTLRHFIVYPPESSLHILKDEENGNALGKAVSQQSRLEPMDTIFVKSVKENGPAQQAGLCTGDRLVKVNGESILGKTYSQVIALIQNSENILELSIMPKNEDVLQLVSAYSQDAYLKGNKPYAGEAQNLPEPPPLCYTLTKPSSAAPQSSQSLQSPVDNWQCRSGPTTSPLDNHLPAASNPTPEDSSGNFAPPGWHRGRSSSAISALDFHFANHNAAIASATLPPPRKSSLPASARGHAGSLCHQALSDWYYSQAEAAERMSPRDRSISQDRLAELGLGLALGPRPPTVSASTAEQRRRETLMHHHQAAATSHDSHWLGGWSSIPGPGSRSCSESLLAAYAEYEHNYGRSVETLAQASALVSPRYEHISQSPQMTKISKPKDQKTSGAHPHQPVTSPVSTSSPVPPSGRQSGQQVAEPQTRRVREEEPMGYKSYSPSFSRKAGHLLQQAHSFREPTYSGPHLSKSPSSRAIPAESDGGVVPRPQSTPALSASEDDRVQLGDNREVIIVKQEVVLRQKPPSSRRTPVQAIQHPHYTTPVESPEPPGRTPSQGTPSPVSVGPGTNRRTNGSLAEHAFDSLSSIPFIGSIKGRRSSYLLAITTERSKSCDEGLNTFREEGRVFSKLPKRVKSFFTDGSLESLRAQEEARSKRHSTSELGTITFSDVRKEGWLHYKQILTEKGKKVGGGMRPWKRVFSVLRSHSLFLYKDKREAVLHGAGAGPCQDEHPPISIRGCLIDIAYSETKRKHTLRLTTQDFCEYLLQAEDRDDMLAWIRVIRENSKTDNEEIGFSRQALINKKLNDYRKHSLTGNKTDSSPRAHRMMPPFLLAKTDNTSLNRSSRTDDNKALWGINIMKKAKKTDSPKAFGVRLEDCQPAVNHKFVPLIVEMCCGVVEATGLDYTGIYRVPGNNAMVSNLQEHLNKGMDINTAEERWQDLNVISSLLKSFFRKLPEPLFTDDKYNDFIDANRVEDAEDRLKTMKKLIHDLPDYYYHTLKFLVGHLKKVADNAEKNKMEPRNLALVFGPTLVRTSEDNMTDMVTHMPDRYKIVETLILHYDWFFCDAELDGKDKAPEDKRDMQPVPNIDHLLSNIGRPGMPGEASDSTTSNSLKSKHSLASKKDLNTKDFLSKSLISAVTRKRKKCLSTYLPGSSTDEDSEHEPVKASNYRGDEGGDEHRGQEEAAEGEHIISKKDKRHEKENGVKPGETPAGKDSLVEEEAENDKKEGMIPDTHKNQRECRQRTTMPRTVPPLRPSSFLYSHHQNHTIYPPATNPPSHPRLHNLPRGHPVAPLWLSPTRLPSLYQSCSPHGTQHSDWNQSVPIRYRKPRGGRTRAVSMNLDLELGWREDRVRGWRAEKVEVIRVIEAGPGQHGCVGIPQGSIVDPSSASPTGPLPHFGQDAPLSSSSSGWIEQRSQGSSTVAMRRSAPGPRDKTRAWRRHTVVV; encoded by the exons ATGTGGCGATGCTTCACTATGCTGAGGGTGTCGGGCGTTGCACCAGCTCCGTCGGGCCACGAGTGGCGGTTTCAGTGTTCTGTCGGGGTGGACTGTAGCGATGCCGAACCTCGCTGTATCTGGCTGGCGGTTTTACGGAGTGTTTCACCCCATGCCTCACCCCGGCTGACCCCCATTGCGTCACCAAGAAGACGGGGCTCCCGGAGGCTCATACAGCGACATCGATTATCCTGG GCTAAAGGGCGAAGGGATGGCATGGTGTCATCTAACGAGAACAGACGCCGTCCGCTGTCATTGGGTGAGGTGGAGGGCATTTCGTGGAAGGGCCTGCGGACCATTTTCCTTCAGAAGAATTCCCAAGGATTCGGCTTCACTTTGCGTCACTTCATTGTCTATCCGCCAGAGTCTTCCCTTCACATTCTCAAG GATGAAGAGAATGGAAATGCACTTGGgaaag cAGTGTCTCAGCAGTCTCGTTTGGAGCCAATGGACACCATCTTTGTGAAGAGTGTCAAAGAAAATGGGCCTGCCCAACAAGCTGGACTGTGCACAG GGGACAGGTTGGTGAAGGTGAATGGGGAAAGCATTCTGGGAAAAACTTACTCTCAGGTGATTGCGCTCATCCAGAACAG TGAAAACATTCTGGAGCTTTCTATTATGCCAAAAAATGAGGATGTGTTGCAGTTGGTAAGT GCATACTCCCAAGATGCTTACCTAAAAGGCAATAAGCCATATGCAGGTGAGGCCCAGAACCTCCCTGAGCCTCCACCACTCTGTTATACTTTAACTAAGCCCAGCTCCGCCGCGCCACAATCCAGCCAGAGCCTCCAGAGCCCCGTTGACAACTGGCAGTGCCGCTCTGGCCCCACCACGTCCCCACTGGACAACcacctccctgctgcctccaaCCCCACTCCTGAGGATTCCAGCGGCAACTTTGCCCCCCCTGGGTGGCACCGCGGCCGCTCCTCTTCAGCCATCAGCGCGCTGGACTTTCACTTTGCTAACCACAATGCCGCCATTGCCTCCGCAACTCTGCCTCCGCCGAGGAAGAGCAGCCTGCCGGCCTCTGCGCGCGGTCACGCAGGCTCCCTCTGCCACCAGGCTCTGTCAGACTGGTATTACAGCCAGGCTGAGGCAGCAGAGCGCATGTCTCCTCGCGATCGCAGTATTTCTCAGGATCGTTTAGCAGAGCTGGGGCTAGGTTTGGCTCTTGGCCCTAGACCTCCGACTGTAAGTGCATCCACTGCAGAACAACGCAGAAGAGAAACCTTAATGCACCACCACCAGGCAGCTGCTACCTCCCATGACTCCCATTGGCTAGGGGGCTGGAGTAGCATACCAGGACCAGGAAGCAGGTCGTGCTCAGAGAGCCTGCTGGCAGCCTATGCAGAGTACGAGCACAACTATGGGCGCTCTGTGGAAACCCTGGCCCAAGCCTCAGCACTGGTCTCACCACGCTATGAACACATCTCCCAAAGCCCTCAAATGACCAAAATTAGCAAGCCGAAAGACCAGAAAACCTCAGGGGCCCATCCGCACCAACCAGTAACATCTCCTGTCTCAACCTCCTCCCCAGTGCCTCCCAGTGGCAGGCAGTCAGGACAGCAGGTGGCTGAACCCCAGACAAGGCGAGTAAGAGAGGAGGAGCCAATGGGCTACAAAAGTTACAGTCCTTCCTTCTCTCGCAAAGCTGGTCACCTCCTCCAGCAAGCACACTCATTTAGAGAGCCAACCTACAGCGGCCCCCACCTCAGCAAGAGCCCCAGCAGCAGGGCCATCCCTGCAGAGAGTGATGGAGGAGTGGTACCCAGGCCCCAGTCTACGCCTGCGCTGTCTGCATCAGAGGACGACCGAGTCCAGCTGGGTGATAACAGGGAGGTCATAATCGTGAAGCAAGAGGTGGTTCTGAGACAGAAACCTCCTTCAAGCCGCCGGACCCCTGTTCAGGCTATTCAACATCCCCATTACACCACCCCCGTGGAGTCACCTGAGCCCCCTGGTCGGACACCTTCACAAGGGACCCCGTCTCCCGTGTCTGTGGGGCCTGGCACCAACCGTCGGACCAATGGTAGCCTGGCTGAGCATGCGTTTGATTCTCTGTCCTCTATCCCCTTCATAG GCAGCATTAAAGGTCGGAGGTCATCCTACCTGCTAGCCATCACCACGGAGAGATCCAAATCATGTGATGAAGGCCTCAATACCTTCAGGGAGGAAGGCCGAGTCTTCTC CAAGCTGCCAAAAAGAGTCAAGAGTTTTTTCACTGATGGA TCTCTAGAGAGCCTACGAGCTCAGGAGGAGGCCCGGTCCAAGCGCCACTCCACCTCTGAACTGGGAACCATCACCTTCAGTGATGTTCGAAAGGAGGGTTGGCTGCACTACAAACAGATCCTTACAGAGAAGGGAAAG AAAGTTGGTGGTGGCATGCGGCCATGGAAGCGAGTCTTCTCTGTGCTGCGTTCCCACTCGCTCTTTCTCTACAAGGACAAGCGAGAGGCGGTGCTTCACGGGGCAGGCGCAGGCCCCTGTCAAGATGAACATCCCCCAATCAGCATCCGCGGTTGCCTGATTGACATCGCCTACAGTGAGACCAAGCGTAAGCACACCCTAAGGTTGACCACGCAAGACTTCTGTGAGtacctgctgcaggctgaggacAGAGATGACATGCTGGCCTGGATCCGGGTTATCAGGGAAAACAGCAAAACCGACAACGAG GAGATTGGTTTTTCAAGACAAGCTCTCATcaacaaaaaactaaatgactacagaaaacacag TTTGACAGGTAACAAGACGGACTCCTCCCCAAGAGCCCATCGCATGATGCCCCCCTTCCTACTGGCTAAGACCGATAACACTTCACTGAACCGATCCTCCAGGACTG aTGACAACAAGGCGTTGTGGGGAATCAACATCATGAAGAAAGCCAAGAAGACAGACAGTCCAAAAGCTTTCGGTGTGCGACTGGAGGACTGTCAGCCTGCTGTCAACCATAAA TTTGTGCCTCTGATAGTGGAGATGTGCTGCGGTGTAGTGGAGGCGACGGGTTTGGACTACACCGGCATCTACCGGGTGCCTGGGAACAACGCAATGGTGTCCAACCTGCAAGAGCATCTCAACAAGGGCATGGACATCaacactgcagaggag AGATGGCAGGACCTAAATGTAATCAGCAGCCTGCTCAAATCATTCTTCCGCAAACTGCCTGAGCCTCTATTTACTGATG ACAAATACAATGACTTCATTGATGCCAATCGGGTAGAAGATGCGGAAGACCGTCTGAAGACCATGAAGAAACTG ATCCACGACCTCCCAGATTACTATTACCACACCCTCAAGTTCCTGGTGGGCCACCTCAAGAAGGTGGCAGACAACGCTGAGAAAAATAAG ATGGAACCAAGAAACTTAGCTCTGGTGTTTGGGCCCACTCTGGTCAGGACATCTGAGGATAATATGACTGACATGGTCACCCACATGCCGGACCGCTACAAAATAGTGGAGACGCTTATCCTGCAT TATGATTGGTTCTTCTGTGATGCAGAGCTTGATGGGAAAGAcaag gccccAGAGGATAAGCGGGACATGCAGCCTGTGCCCAACATTGACCATCTGCTGTCCAACATCGGTAGACCGGGAATGCCAGGAGAGGCATCAG ATTCCACTACCAGCAATTCACTTAAATCAAAG CATTCATTGGCCTCTAAGAAAGACCTAAATACCAAGGATTTCCTGTCCAAATCTCTCATCTCCGCTGTGACCCGTAAACGTAAAAAATGCCTCAGTACATATTTGCCCGGCAGCAGCACTGATGAGGACTCAGAGCACGAGCCAGTCAAAGCTAGCAACTACAGGGGAGACGAAGGAGGGGATGAGCacagaggacaggaagaggCAGCTGAAGGAGAGCATATCATAtccaaaaaagacaaaaggcaCGAGAAGGAAAATGGGGTGAAACCTGGAGAGACCCCGGCGGGAAAAGACTCCCTGGTGGAAGAAGAGGCCGAGAACGACAAGAAAGAGGGTATGATCCCTGACACACATAAAAACCAAAGGGAGTGTAGGCAGAGAACAACGATGCCCAGAACTGTACCACCACTTCGTCCCAGCAGTTTCCTCTACTCCCACCATCAGAACCATACTATATACCCACCTGCCACTAATCCTCCCTCTCACCCGAGGCTTCACAACCTGCCCAGAGGACATCCTGTGGCGCCTTTGTGGCTCTCCCCCACCAGGCTCCCTAGTCTCTACCAGTCATGTAGCCCCCATGGGACCCAGCACTCAGACTGGAACCAGTCAGTGCCCATTCGCTACAGGAAGCCCAGAGGCGGCAGGACGAGGGCTGTGTCCATGAATCTGGACTTGGAGCTGGGCTGGAGGGAGGACAGAGTCAGAGGGTGGAGGGCAGAAAAGGTGGAGGTGATCAGGGTCATCGAGGCAGGGCCAGGTCAGCATGGCTGTGTAGGCATCCCTCAAGGATCAATTGTAGATCCTAGCTCAGCTTCACCAACAGGTCCCCTTCCTCATTTTGGCCAGGACGCCCCTctgtcctcgtcttcctcaGGATGGATAGAGCAAAGGTCCCAGGGATCTTCCACTGTGGCCATGAGGAGATCAGCTCCCGGCCCCCGGGATAAGACACGAGCATGGCGTCGTCACACAGTAGTAGTTTAA